In Bradyrhizobium sp. 170, the DNA window CGCAATGGTTTGACGGCTTATGCCGCGCTCTCCCTGGAGACGAATTCGTCTTGCCTCCATCGCTGCCGGCTTGATGGCTAAATCGATCCGGTCGGATCGAAGTCGCCACCGACAGCTTGGCACCAGCCACGGGTGTCGGGACCACACGGTTTTGCCGTACGCATCAGCGCCGTACGTCGTGCGCGCCGTGCTCGCTCACGGATAACCGCCCTGCGAACCTTCTCGCGCCGACGCTGCTGCGTCCACCACATCCCGCCTCGCGTTCGTGACGATCGCGATACGCCCCTCTTGTCGAGGCGGGACGCGCGGAAATAGCCACTGATTTGGGGTGAGGGGGAAGCGAATTATTTTTGCCGAGGAAGCTGGACGACCCAAATCAGATTGAATCCATTCAGCAAATTAGATTTTTCGCGCATCGCTTTTCCGGCGCGATGGGGCGGGCCGATACCCGACAGCAAACTCGATTGTGCGCCGTACCACCGCTGCTATGTTTTCTGATGGCCGTTGGCCGGAGCTTTCTGATGCAATTCCTCGTCGCCCTTCTCGTCGCGCTGCTGGCCGTGCTGCCGGCGTCGGCGCAGGTCGCCCCAACCGAAATTGAATTACGCGCCTATAGCGGACTGCACGCCGCCGCCGCTCGTGGCGACGTCGCCGATATCGAAGCGCGCGTCGCTTCTGCCGAAAACAAGGAAGCGCTCGACGCGCGGCATCGCACGCCGCTGCACGTCGCGGTCTATCAAAAGCAGCACGATGCCGCGCGCGCCCTGATCCGGCTCGGCGCCGATCCGAACAAGCTGGACATCGACCGCTATGACATCATCACCATTGCAGCGGTCGCCAACGACGTGCCGATGCTCAGGATCGCGCTTGAAGGCGGCGGCAACGCGAAGGCGGTTACCAGCCGCTATGATGGCACAGCCCTGATTGCGGCCGCTCATCTCGGTCACGCCGAGGTCGTGCGGACACTGATTGCCGCAAAGGCGCCGCTCGATCACGTCAACAATCTGCAATGGACCGCGCTGATCGAATCGATCGTGCTCGGCGATGGCGGCAAGAACCACACCGAGACCTTGCGCGCTCTGGTAGACGCCGGCGCCAACGTCAATATTCCCGACGGCAGCGGATCGACGCCGCTCACGCTCGCGCGGAGCCGCGGCTATCGCGACATGGTTGCGATCCTGGAAAAATCCGGCGCGAAGTGACGCGTAGCGGCGAGAGCGCGCCGGCTATCCACCAAGCCCGCAATATTTGCTTAGGACCGCTTTGCGCAGGGCACCGTGCTGAATTTACCGCTAGCGTGGCGTGCGGCTGGTCTCGGAACCGCTACCCGTACCAGCGCCCGAACCTGTCGTCATCTGGCTGCTGCTCGGCTCGGGACGCCCAGGCGGATGCGCGGAAGCACCCGGCTTTTCCTGTTGCCCCACAAATCCGGATTCTCCGGAGTCGCGGGTCTTGATGCCTTTATCCGCTTCCTCCTGCATCTGCTTGTCGGATTGCATCTGTTGCTGGCCAGGCGCCGTCGACTGCTGAGCCTGTGCTGGCGCGGCGATGGCAATGCCAAAAGCGGCCGTCGTGGCGAGAATCGAGGTTCGCATGAGCTATCCTCCTATTTTTTCCTCTCCCACAACGCGCGAGGCAGCGATCGTTTCCCAAGAGAGTTTTGAAGAAGGAGAGGGCAGGAACAGCGATCCCGCCTTGCCGCCAACGAAGTTCGCCGACCCTTTTATTGCTCTTGGCTGTCCTTCTGAGCGCCCACGCAGCTTCTGCGATCATTGTGCGAGTTGCGCCAATCCGTTCCAGTCGAAGCTGATTCCGTGGCCGGGCCGGGTTGGCGCCAATGCCATGCCCTGGTCGAGGAGGAGCGGGTGCTCGATATACCGATCGA includes these proteins:
- a CDS encoding ankyrin repeat domain-containing protein; the protein is MQFLVALLVALLAVLPASAQVAPTEIELRAYSGLHAAAARGDVADIEARVASAENKEALDARHRTPLHVAVYQKQHDAARALIRLGADPNKLDIDRYDIITIAAVANDVPMLRIALEGGGNAKAVTSRYDGTALIAAAHLGHAEVVRTLIAAKAPLDHVNNLQWTALIESIVLGDGGKNHTETLRALVDAGANVNIPDGSGSTPLTLARSRGYRDMVAILEKSGAK